In the Flavobacterium sp. J372 genome, one interval contains:
- a CDS encoding glycosyltransferase, translated as MEKDTGILNQDVLTAIDETPEILAVGRHDDIRPYLFASDIFAFPSYREGFPNVVLQAGALGLPCIVSNINGSNEIITHNQNGLIVPVKNTEQLFEAMQLLLNDMPLRKRLASAARDTVVSRFKNDIVWEAILQEYKKHLKQV; from the coding sequence ATGGAAAAGGATACGGGTATATTAAATCAGGATGTTTTAACAGCTATTGACGAAACCCCAGAAATATTGGCTGTTGGCAGGCATGACGATATCCGTCCGTACCTGTTTGCCAGTGACATCTTTGCTTTTCCTAGTTATCGTGAAGGCTTCCCTAATGTAGTATTACAGGCAGGTGCTTTAGGGTTGCCGTGTATTGTGAGTAACATTAACGGCAGCAACGAAATAATCACACATAATCAGAACGGACTAATTGTCCCTGTAAAAAATACGGAACAGCTTTTTGAGGCGATGCAGCTATTGCTGAATGATATGCCGTTACGTAAAAGGTTAGCTTCTGCAGCCAGAGATACGGTTGTGAGCCGCTTTAAAAATGATATTGTTTGGGAAGCGATACTTCAGGAATATAAAAAACATTTAAAACAGGTATAA
- a CDS encoding GT-D fold domain-containing glycosyltransferase has translation MSIRYNNFFRPARQLVKEVMSRSYPFVIKVYPLPDVRSIDETLDEIVENKRSIARYGDGEFLYLIDKLELPFQRYDQKLAKKLKDILVLEDEKFMVGLPIGYHSMNNLTKSCSRFWKCQIAWIYPRLKKYLKPGKVYYNASMTRVYSGFEDRSVSDGYFKKVMQIWDGRDVVLIEGEKSRLGVGNNLFSTAKSLKRVLAPKHNAFDRYDDLYNEALKHDKSTLILLALGPTATALSYDLYKAGYHTVDIGNVDIEYEWFLRGATKKIVIEGKYTSEVKGGREVDDVEDPLYASQIIASYL, from the coding sequence ATGAGCATTAGGTATAATAATTTTTTCAGGCCGGCAAGGCAGCTTGTCAAAGAAGTGATGAGCCGTTCTTACCCGTTTGTGATAAAGGTATATCCGTTGCCGGATGTGCGTTCTATTGATGAAACGCTGGATGAAATTGTAGAAAACAAAAGGTCGATAGCGCGGTATGGTGACGGCGAGTTTCTTTACCTGATAGACAAGCTGGAGCTCCCATTTCAGCGTTATGACCAAAAGCTGGCTAAAAAACTGAAAGACATCCTTGTGCTTGAGGATGAGAAATTTATGGTTGGCCTGCCTATAGGTTACCATTCAATGAATAACCTTACCAAAAGCTGTTCCCGTTTCTGGAAATGCCAGATAGCATGGATTTACCCAAGGCTTAAGAAATACCTGAAGCCGGGCAAGGTGTACTATAACGCCAGTATGACAAGAGTTTATTCCGGGTTTGAAGACAGGTCGGTTAGCGATGGTTACTTTAAAAAAGTAATGCAGATATGGGATGGGCGTGATGTAGTCTTGATTGAAGGCGAAAAAAGCAGGCTTGGTGTTGGGAATAATCTTTTCAGCACGGCAAAGAGCCTGAAGCGTGTTTTAGCGCCCAAGCATAATGCTTTTGACAGGTATGACGATTTGTATAATGAAGCGCTGAAGCATGATAAATCTACATTGATACTACTTGCTTTAGGCCCAACGGCAACGGCGCTTTCATATGATCTGTACAAAGCAGGTTACCATACCGTAGATATTGGCAATGTAGATATTGAATATGAGTGGTTCTTGCGTGGCGCAACCAAAAAAATAGTGATTGAAGGAAAATATACGAGTGAGGTAAAAGGTGGAAGAGAGGTTGACGATGTTGAAGACCCATTATATGCCTCACAAATAATAGCAAGCTATCTTTAA
- a CDS encoding RimK family alpha-L-glutamate ligase: MAQKYLLEAINAPLVPTDVFYSRKDAIEYVKNTEFPKVFKLRGGAGSSNVKLLHTKADAMKFVNRAFGVGFGSYDKWGNLKEVLRKYRLGKSTSREILKSLRRLIVSTEFANIHGKQKGYMLFQKFIPNNTFDIRIIVIGDRAFAIKRMVRENDFRASGSGFVRYDREEMDERCVQISFDVQKRLNASCVAFDYVFDEDNNPLIVEINYGYAIEVYYPCPGYWDRDLNWHEGKFISVHFIIDDIVNSLQEANKV, translated from the coding sequence GTGGCACAAAAGTATTTACTGGAAGCGATAAATGCGCCTTTAGTACCTACAGATGTTTTTTATTCCAGGAAAGACGCAATAGAATATGTAAAAAATACAGAATTCCCTAAAGTATTTAAACTTAGGGGCGGTGCCGGCTCAAGCAATGTAAAGCTTTTACACACAAAAGCTGATGCCATGAAGTTTGTTAACCGCGCTTTCGGTGTAGGCTTCGGGTCATATGACAAGTGGGGGAACCTGAAAGAAGTACTGAGAAAATACAGGCTGGGAAAAAGCACTTCAAGAGAGATTTTAAAGAGCCTGCGCAGATTGATAGTTTCTACAGAGTTTGCAAACATCCACGGAAAGCAGAAGGGGTATATGCTTTTCCAGAAGTTTATCCCGAATAATACATTTGACATCAGGATAATTGTTATTGGTGACAGGGCTTTTGCAATAAAAAGGATGGTTCGCGAAAATGATTTCAGGGCATCTGGTAGCGGTTTTGTGCGCTATGACCGTGAAGAAATGGACGAAAGATGTGTGCAGATTTCTTTTGATGTGCAGAAGCGCCTAAATGCTTCATGCGTGGCGTTTGACTATGTCTTTGATGAAGATAACAACCCGCTGATTGTTGAAATAAACTATGGCTATGCTATTGAAGTTTATTACCCTTGCCCCGGTTATTGGGACAGGGATTTAAACTGGCATGAAGGAAAATTCATTTCGGTACATTTCATAATTGATGACATTGTCAATAGTTTACAAGAAGCCAATAAAGTTTAA
- a CDS encoding asparagine synthase-related protein has protein sequence MEISPNLQSFLNLGYFVEYDKGRDYFSLDGIDRGKYKNVSKPALLTEGAKVFRDSVEHNYQPGQKHIVPLSGGLDSRAILAALLEHTEAANISTITFGIPGAWDFEIGQMVSKKLGIKNTPFDLNKYEYRTDELMDISKRNNQQTVLFHHWPVWMMDKISEGQVLWSGFFGDPVAGSHQPAVVTDNLDAAKQYFIKKNKYVVSVPLPKDDIAGILDSGNLVGPEKLSYEEQLDFRIRQGRYIAPHVLLEGYDFRLPFTYQPFVDFFLSLPHHERKDQKFYKEMLMDAFPKAFSYVTKTTAGLPLNAPDKLVYLSKAVNKVMSKFTGKSKGVNFLNFNDKIREKQDLRNVITEHINDFSKRNILDIDAVKLLNDHLSNKGNYYDILLVLTSLEIHLKTGKVL, from the coding sequence ATGGAAATTTCACCTAACCTGCAATCATTTTTAAATCTCGGCTATTTTGTAGAATATGACAAAGGCCGTGATTACTTCAGCCTTGATGGTATTGACCGCGGGAAGTATAAAAACGTATCTAAACCCGCGCTTTTAACTGAAGGCGCAAAAGTTTTCAGGGATTCTGTTGAACATAACTACCAGCCCGGGCAAAAACATATTGTACCCTTAAGCGGAGGTCTTGACAGCCGGGCTATACTTGCAGCGCTGCTTGAGCATACCGAGGCTGCAAATATCAGTACAATAACATTTGGTATTCCGGGTGCATGGGATTTTGAGATAGGGCAGATGGTGTCAAAAAAGCTGGGTATAAAAAATACACCGTTTGACCTGAACAAGTATGAGTACCGGACTGATGAACTGATGGACATATCTAAGCGAAATAACCAGCAAACAGTGCTGTTTCACCACTGGCCGGTATGGATGATGGATAAGATAAGTGAAGGGCAGGTATTGTGGAGCGGCTTTTTTGGAGACCCGGTTGCGGGCAGCCATCAGCCTGCTGTAGTAACAGACAATCTTGATGCTGCAAAACAATACTTCATCAAGAAAAATAAATATGTTGTATCTGTCCCTTTGCCTAAAGACGATATAGCCGGGATACTTGACAGCGGAAATCTTGTGGGTCCTGAAAAGCTAAGCTATGAAGAGCAGCTCGATTTCAGGATAAGGCAGGGAAGATATATTGCCCCACATGTATTGCTTGAAGGCTATGACTTCAGGCTGCCGTTTACTTACCAGCCTTTTGTTGATTTCTTTTTGAGCTTGCCTCACCATGAGCGTAAAGACCAGAAATTTTATAAAGAGATGCTGATGGATGCATTCCCGAAGGCATTTTCATACGTAACAAAAACCACCGCAGGCCTTCCGCTGAATGCACCGGATAAGCTCGTTTACTTATCTAAAGCTGTCAACAAGGTAATGTCTAAATTTACAGGTAAATCAAAAGGAGTGAACTTCCTTAATTTCAACGACAAGATTCGTGAGAAACAGGACTTAAGGAATGTAATAACCGAACATATAAACGATTTCAGCAAAAGGAATATCCTGGATATAGATGCTGTAAAGCTGCTGAATGACCACTTGTCAAATAAAGGCAATTATTATGATATATTGCTGGTACTGACATCACTTGAAATTCATTTAAAAACAGGTAAGGTACTGTAA
- a CDS encoding sugar transferase, translating into MRSLLLKRLFDFASALTGLLVFGWIILLVCVLAAIDTASSGIFLQKRIGRYGKPFTIFKLRTIRCDGTISTIGSFLRKFKIDEFPQLLNVLLGDMSLVGPRPDVAGYYDKLQGTDRQLLQLRPGITGLASLKYADEEEILSQQNEPDMYNDKVLFPDKVRLNLIYLRQRNLFLDIKIILWTFAGNKAKTEFVKSFKD; encoded by the coding sequence ATGCGTTCATTATTGCTAAAGCGGCTATTTGACTTTGCAAGCGCATTAACAGGTTTGCTTGTATTTGGGTGGATAATACTTTTGGTATGCGTACTGGCTGCTATTGATACAGCTTCATCAGGCATCTTTTTACAAAAACGTATCGGCAGGTATGGTAAGCCATTTACTATTTTCAAATTGCGCACAATACGTTGTGATGGGACAATATCAACTATAGGTAGTTTCCTTAGAAAGTTTAAAATCGATGAATTCCCGCAATTACTCAATGTCTTGCTTGGTGATATGAGCTTAGTGGGCCCCAGGCCTGATGTGGCCGGCTATTATGACAAATTGCAGGGAACAGACAGGCAATTGTTGCAATTGCGCCCCGGGATTACAGGCTTGGCGAGCCTCAAATATGCAGATGAAGAAGAAATTTTGTCACAACAAAATGAACCGGATATGTATAATGATAAAGTACTTTTTCCTGATAAAGTCCGACTAAATTTGATATATCTTCGACAACGCAACCTGTTTCTTGACATAAAGATAATATTATGGACATTTGCCGGAAATAAGGCTAAAACAGAGTTTGTCAAATCGTTTAAAGATTGA
- a CDS encoding acyltransferase encodes MRKILNKWYLKYLRRKYPNFKTGKNVSVDYDSQFILYKNELVLKDNVKIRSRQRGYHAGMPFVSTFLIDVPGAKITVGENCRLNGVYLHAQSEIAIGRNTVIASGVNIIDSNGHVLNSSNRTVGRDVPKPIIIGENVWIGLNSIILKGTVIGDNSMVTAGSVVKGDFPANSLISGNPAKVTDIINIKDYEISNT; translated from the coding sequence ATGAGAAAAATTCTCAATAAGTGGTATCTAAAATACCTGCGCCGTAAGTATCCGAATTTCAAGACGGGTAAAAATGTATCTGTAGATTACGATTCTCAGTTTATCTTATATAAAAATGAGTTGGTACTAAAAGACAACGTGAAGATAAGGTCGAGACAAAGAGGCTATCATGCCGGAATGCCTTTCGTATCCACATTTTTAATTGATGTACCCGGTGCAAAAATAACCGTTGGTGAAAATTGCAGGCTTAATGGTGTATACCTGCATGCACAGAGTGAAATAGCAATAGGGAGAAATACAGTTATTGCATCGGGGGTAAATATAATTGATTCAAACGGGCATGTTCTTAATTCTTCAAACCGCACTGTTGGCCGGGATGTGCCTAAGCCCATAATTATTGGGGAAAACGTTTGGATTGGCCTTAATTCAATAATTTTAAAAGGCACGGTAATAGGAGATAATTCTATGGTAACCGCAGGTTCAGTAGTAAAAGGGGACTTTCCCGCAAACAGTTTAATAAGCGGTAATCCTGCTAAAGTAACTGATATTATAAATATTAAGGATTATGAAATTAGCAATACATAA
- a CDS encoding glycosyltransferase produces MAEKIEIINKLAVILKKPAGIVAQTSVAAKHQAKRYGNIPVKVIPNAVRKIIRYPEIARQKIILAVGRFGDPLKGFDRLVEAFALVEDKSWKLVFAGGSSNESPQLTQRARELGILDNIVFLGKVAEIDKIYAEAGIFVIPSRSEGFPNALAEAMTAGVPCISYDFYAGPRDIITPDVDGILVEEGNINALGIAMNKLIADEETREKLSKNAAANANRFNEDKIGKEVIDFILGGCKQ; encoded by the coding sequence ATGGCCGAAAAAATCGAAATTATAAACAAGCTTGCTGTTATTTTAAAAAAGCCTGCAGGCATAGTTGCCCAGACATCTGTGGCAGCAAAACACCAGGCTAAAAGATACGGTAATATTCCTGTTAAAGTTATCCCAAATGCTGTTCGGAAGATTATACGATATCCCGAAATTGCAAGGCAAAAAATAATTCTTGCAGTGGGGCGCTTTGGTGACCCTCTAAAAGGATTCGACCGCCTTGTGGAAGCTTTTGCATTGGTTGAAGATAAAAGCTGGAAACTTGTATTTGCGGGAGGTTCATCTAATGAAAGTCCGCAGCTTACTCAACGGGCGCGCGAGTTAGGTATACTCGACAACATTGTTTTTTTAGGGAAAGTTGCCGAAATTGACAAAATTTATGCTGAAGCGGGTATCTTTGTGATACCATCAAGAAGTGAGGGCTTCCCAAATGCATTGGCCGAAGCTATGACAGCAGGAGTTCCGTGCATTAGCTATGATTTTTACGCGGGCCCGCGCGATATTATCACTCCGGATGTTGACGGGATTTTGGTTGAAGAGGGCAATATCAATGCATTAGGTATAGCTATGAACAAGCTGATTGCAGACGAAGAGACACGTGAAAAACTTAGTAAAAATGCTGCAGCTAATGCCAATCGTTTCAATGAAGATAAGATTGGGAAAGAAGTTATAGATTTTATATTAGGCGGCTGTAAACAATAA
- a CDS encoding NeuD/PglB/VioB family sugar acetyltransferase: MKKLLIIGAGNVGGYISFNINEFPGFELLGFLDDNPDKHGKEYYDLKVLGPVSDIDKFLSDDGPLHVAIGIANPAVKQKIAKLLEGKNIIFPSLIPAHTWLSKKVIVGKGVILYPGVSINYETVLEDFVIMNMNCAIGHNCHISAYSTLAPGVNLGGFTHIGTATDIGIGTSTRQGIKIGSGVVVGGQTMIARDIPDNVKVKGVPAKEY, translated from the coding sequence ATGAAAAAGCTTCTGATTATTGGCGCCGGTAATGTTGGCGGATATATTTCATTTAATATAAACGAGTTTCCGGGTTTTGAATTGCTAGGCTTTTTAGACGATAATCCTGATAAACATGGTAAGGAATATTATGATTTAAAGGTACTCGGCCCCGTGTCAGACATTGACAAATTTCTTTCTGATGACGGGCCTCTTCATGTTGCCATAGGTATAGCAAATCCGGCTGTGAAGCAAAAGATAGCAAAGCTGCTTGAGGGTAAAAACATCATATTCCCTTCATTAATACCAGCCCATACCTGGCTTTCTAAAAAAGTTATAGTAGGTAAGGGTGTGATTCTTTATCCGGGTGTTTCTATCAACTATGAAACCGTTCTTGAAGACTTTGTCATTATGAACATGAACTGCGCCATAGGCCATAATTGCCATATATCAGCTTATTCTACATTGGCTCCGGGTGTAAATCTCGGAGGCTTTACGCATATAGGTACAGCTACAGATATTGGTATTGGGACATCTACACGGCAAGGCATAAAAATTGGCAGTGGTGTGGTAGTTGGCGGCCAGACGATGATTGCCAGAGATATACCTGACAATGTAAAGGTAAAAGGCGTACCGGCAAAAGAATATTAA
- a CDS encoding sugar-transfer associated ATP-grasp domain-containing protein has translation MKRLLYLGYYFKELNKTKMQAFLKHASKETGKSKASLWADAIKSSLKYNISILDYFYFKFYSLDERQREAWAGTGFMYEYQLKMNPKEYRDVLENKIKFIKKFKDFIIRKAAPIDELKANPAKLQELMENPSGRLVAKGSMGQVGAEVKIIKVKDYSAESLLKFMDDNQLDLLEEYVLQHPDIMALSPSGLNTVRIFTQIENGQLHYLGARLRVTINSEVDNMAAGNPAATINIETGEVDGPGVFSDITRKPVTVHPVTGVPITGFKVPFWQEIKQMMEKAVFVAPENRSVGWDVAITDKGPELIEGNHNWCKLLWQLPAEKGMKAELKKFQ, from the coding sequence ATGAAAAGACTACTCTACCTCGGATATTACTTCAAAGAGCTTAACAAAACTAAGATGCAGGCCTTTTTGAAGCATGCATCAAAGGAAACAGGGAAATCTAAAGCCTCACTTTGGGCTGACGCTATAAAATCATCGCTGAAATATAATATTTCCATACTCGATTATTTCTATTTCAAATTTTACAGCCTGGATGAAAGACAGCGCGAGGCCTGGGCGGGTACCGGCTTTATGTATGAGTACCAGTTAAAGATGAACCCGAAAGAGTATCGTGACGTGCTTGAGAATAAGATAAAATTCATTAAAAAGTTTAAAGACTTTATAATACGCAAAGCCGCACCGATAGATGAGCTAAAAGCAAATCCGGCAAAGCTGCAGGAATTGATGGAGAATCCAAGCGGCAGGCTTGTAGCAAAAGGTTCTATGGGTCAGGTTGGAGCTGAAGTTAAAATAATTAAAGTTAAAGATTATTCAGCAGAAAGTCTGTTGAAGTTTATGGATGATAACCAGCTTGACCTGCTTGAAGAATATGTACTACAGCACCCTGATATAATGGCGCTTTCACCATCAGGCCTTAATACAGTACGTATTTTTACTCAGATTGAAAACGGCCAGTTGCATTATCTTGGTGCAAGGCTGCGCGTTACCATAAACAGCGAAGTAGACAATATGGCGGCAGGCAACCCCGCAGCTACAATAAATATAGAGACCGGCGAGGTTGACGGCCCGGGTGTATTTAGTGATATAACCCGCAAGCCGGTTACCGTACATCCTGTTACCGGCGTTCCAATAACAGGTTTTAAAGTCCCGTTCTGGCAGGAAATTAAGCAGATGATGGAGAAAGCAGTATTTGTAGCCCCTGAAAATCGTTCGGTAGGGTGGGACGTTGCTATTACCGACAAAGGCCCGGAACTTATAGAAGGCAATCATAACTGGTGCAAGCTGCTGTGGCAGCTGCCTGCTGAAAAAGGCATGAAGGCTGAACTAAAGAAATTTCAATGA
- a CDS encoding sugar transferase: protein MYRSFFKRLIDFTASLIGLLLISPVFIIVTIILYMQNNGKPFFFQERPGKDAKPFHIIKFKSMTDAKDKDGKLLPDNERITAAGNFIRKTSLDEIPQLINVLKGDMSLIGPRPLLFKYIPLYNQTQMRRHEVRPGITGWAQVNGRNSISWTDKFNLDIYYIDNLSLLLDIKILFLTAKKVLVREGINQSDSRPMMPFDGTN from the coding sequence ATGTACAGGTCATTTTTTAAACGTCTTATAGATTTTACGGCATCACTTATTGGTTTGCTGCTAATATCGCCGGTGTTTATCATTGTGACAATTATCTTGTACATGCAAAATAACGGCAAGCCCTTCTTTTTTCAGGAGCGTCCGGGTAAAGATGCAAAGCCGTTTCATATCATCAAATTCAAGTCGATGACGGATGCTAAAGATAAAGATGGAAAACTGCTGCCTGATAACGAAAGAATAACAGCTGCAGGAAATTTCATCCGTAAAACATCGCTTGATGAAATTCCCCAACTTATAAATGTACTCAAAGGTGATATGAGCCTGATTGGCCCCAGGCCGCTGCTATTCAAATACATTCCGCTTTATAATCAAACCCAGATGCGCCGCCATGAGGTGAGGCCGGGTATTACAGGATGGGCACAGGTAAACGGGCGCAACAGCATAAGCTGGACAGATAAATTCAATCTTGATATTTATTACATTGATAATCTTTCGTTACTTTTGGATATTAAAATCCTTTTCTTAACCGCTAAAAAGGTGCTTGTAAGAGAAGGGATTAACCAGAGTGACAGCAGGCCGATGATGCCGTTTGACGGAACTAACTAA
- a CDS encoding glycosyltransferase: MKPKLVRITTVPISMNILLKGQLAFMNRHFEVIGVTGQDEKHFKEAGEREGIRMAPISMQRAISPVKDLISLYKLYSFMRKEKPAIVHTHTPKAGLLGMTAAWLAGVPVRLHTVAGLPLVETSGFKRKLLSFIEKITYKMAHEVYPNSYGLEEIILKEEFCRKDKMKVIANGSSNGINTTHFSTDFIEGGKQEYREKFRADLGIKPNDVVYSFVGRLSSEKGIAELVNAFSKLQKQPGGKNSKLLLVGPNGKGYGYIKSGCFNSY, encoded by the coding sequence ATGAAACCAAAACTGGTAAGGATAACCACAGTGCCCATTTCAATGAATATATTATTGAAAGGGCAGCTGGCATTTATGAACCGCCACTTTGAGGTTATAGGCGTTACCGGGCAGGACGAAAAGCATTTTAAAGAGGCTGGCGAGCGTGAAGGGATACGTATGGCTCCTATATCAATGCAACGCGCAATTAGCCCCGTAAAAGACCTTATATCGCTTTATAAGCTATATAGTTTTATGCGTAAAGAAAAGCCTGCAATAGTTCATACTCATACACCAAAAGCGGGATTGCTGGGTATGACGGCTGCCTGGCTTGCCGGAGTACCTGTAAGACTGCATACTGTAGCGGGATTGCCTCTTGTAGAAACATCCGGCTTTAAGCGTAAGCTTCTGTCTTTTATAGAAAAGATTACTTACAAAATGGCGCATGAGGTATATCCAAACTCTTACGGGCTTGAAGAGATTATCCTAAAAGAAGAATTCTGCCGAAAGGATAAAATGAAGGTGATTGCCAACGGTAGTTCAAACGGTATAAATACAACCCATTTTTCGACAGATTTTATTGAAGGAGGCAAACAGGAGTATCGCGAAAAGTTCAGGGCTGATTTAGGAATTAAACCGAATGATGTAGTATATAGTTTTGTGGGCAGGCTGAGTTCAGAAAAAGGTATCGCAGAACTTGTAAATGCATTTTCAAAACTGCAAAAGCAGCCTGGTGGTAAAAATTCAAAACTGTTGCTGGTGGGACCCAATGGAAAAGGATACGGGTATATTAAATCAGGATGTTTTAACAGCTATTGA
- a CDS encoding glycosyltransferase encodes MKGVRFLTVPDGPSNFFLKKIDKLKSFSAKIEESGPYDVLFTRNDPVFLIIAKQLKAKKVVKLHFHQISHLHAFAKGNALYKIKAFGDKLLRKTYLKYADRILVISEQMRTFLDKEWPMFRDKYIVYPLGVEVGDFENPKPYAERSHDVVYIGTLAGSRRVDVMIDAVKIYNEKYGPLVLDIWGASHNPQDDQNLKQHAQNTGMADKVKFHGKISRQEVLAKLKDTKIGLSAIPSTGILNQISPTKLMEYLAAGSCVIATGGIKDQVDIINEAYGGGLIDFNAGEIAEAIHNILNDNNKAEALSQQGREYILEKRSYKTMAQKLRAEMQQLL; translated from the coding sequence ATGAAAGGGGTCCGCTTTCTTACCGTACCTGACGGCCCTTCAAACTTCTTCCTTAAAAAAATAGATAAACTGAAGAGTTTTTCTGCAAAAATTGAAGAATCAGGGCCTTATGATGTGCTTTTTACACGTAATGACCCTGTTTTTCTTATCATCGCCAAACAGCTCAAGGCGAAGAAAGTTGTAAAACTGCATTTTCACCAGATATCACACCTTCATGCTTTCGCTAAAGGAAATGCACTCTACAAGATTAAAGCATTCGGGGATAAATTGCTGCGTAAGACTTACCTCAAGTATGCAGACAGGATACTGGTGATAAGTGAACAGATGAGGACATTTCTTGATAAGGAGTGGCCAATGTTCCGTGATAAATATATTGTTTACCCACTAGGGGTTGAGGTAGGCGATTTTGAAAATCCTAAGCCTTATGCCGAACGTTCGCATGATGTTGTATACATTGGTACACTTGCGGGAAGCAGGCGTGTCGACGTGATGATTGATGCCGTAAAGATATATAATGAGAAATACGGTCCGCTTGTACTCGACATTTGGGGTGCATCGCATAACCCGCAGGATGATCAAAACCTGAAACAGCATGCGCAAAACACCGGGATGGCAGATAAAGTAAAATTTCACGGTAAAATTTCCCGCCAAGAAGTGCTTGCGAAACTTAAGGATACGAAAATTGGATTGTCGGCCATACCATCTACAGGTATCCTCAACCAGATATCGCCTACCAAACTTATGGAATACCTGGCTGCGGGTAGCTGCGTAATTGCAACCGGCGGCATTAAAGACCAGGTTGATATCATAAACGAAGCATATGGCGGCGGGCTTATTGACTTCAATGCTGGAGAGATTGCAGAGGCAATACATAATATCCTGAATGATAATAACAAAGCTGAAGCATTATCGCAACAGGGCAGGGAATACATTTTAGAAAAAAGATCTTATAAAACCATGGCGCAAAAACTTCGTGCCGAAATGCAGCAACTGCTTTAA
- a CDS encoding NAD-dependent epimerase, with product MAKTTILVTGAAGFIGYHLSKKLLELGNDVVGIDNINDYYDTALKYGRLTDLGVEVNEPQSNKHKGFSFYKADISDKPALEEIFRNNSFDYIIHLAAQAGVRYSIENPDAYVQSNVQGFMNILEMARHYKPKHLIFASSSSVYGLNGQMPFSTSHHTDHPVSLYAATKKANEMMAHCYAQLYNIPCTGLRFFTVYGPWGRPDMAYFGFTQKIFNGQPIQVFNNGDLMRDFTYIDDIVDGIVRLIDKVPQKNEAFDNKNPDPSTSSAPYAIYNIGNNKPVQLKEFIETLENALGHEAVKEYKPMQQGDVYATFADVSALNKVCGFEPKTNIKEGLGKFAAWYKEFYQQA from the coding sequence ATGGCAAAAACTACTATTCTGGTTACGGGAGCGGCGGGTTTTATTGGTTATCACCTCAGTAAAAAATTGCTGGAGCTTGGGAATGATGTGGTGGGCATAGATAACATTAATGATTATTATGATACTGCCTTAAAATACGGCAGGCTTACTGATTTAGGTGTTGAAGTAAATGAACCACAAAGCAATAAACATAAGGGTTTCAGCTTTTATAAAGCTGATATCAGTGATAAACCTGCTCTTGAAGAAATATTCCGTAATAATAGTTTTGACTATATAATTCATCTTGCAGCCCAGGCGGGTGTTCGCTACTCAATTGAAAATCCGGATGCCTATGTTCAAAGCAATGTACAGGGCTTCATGAATATTCTTGAAATGGCTCGCCATTACAAGCCGAAGCACTTAATTTTTGCTTCGTCAAGCTCTGTATACGGGCTAAACGGGCAAATGCCGTTTTCCACATCGCACCATACCGATCACCCTGTAAGCCTTTACGCAGCTACAAAGAAAGCCAATGAAATGATGGCACACTGTTATGCGCAGCTATACAACATACCATGTACCGGGCTTAGATTTTTTACCGTTTACGGACCTTGGGGCAGGCCAGATATGGCTTACTTCGGGTTTACGCAAAAGATATTCAATGGTCAGCCAATACAGGTTTTCAATAATGGAGACCTTATGCGGGACTTTACATACATTGATGATATTGTTGATGGTATTGTGAGGCTTATTGATAAAGTTCCACAAAAAAATGAAGCCTTCGATAATAAGAATCCTGACCCGTCAACATCTTCCGCACCTTATGCCATTTATAATATAGGTAACAATAAACCGGTACAGCTAAAGGAGTTTATAGAGACTCTTGAAAATGCGCTTGGCCACGAGGCTGTAAAAGAGTATAAGCCTATGCAGCAAGGGGATGTATACGCTACGTTTGCTGATGTTTCGGCGCTGAATAAAGTTTGCGGTTTTGAGCCGAAAACGAATATTAAAGAAGGCCTAGGCAAATTTGCTGCATGGTATAAGGAGTTTTACCAACAGGCATAA